From Drosophila suzukii chromosome 2R, CBGP_Dsuzu_IsoJpt1.0, whole genome shotgun sequence, a single genomic window includes:
- the Ccs gene encoding copper chaperone for superoxide dismutase, which produces MSSIKIEFAVQMRKDDGAYVGVLRSALDGVGQVEIDTQEGRVIVQTQRPWSEIHDKIEATGRKAVLSGFGGQSAVALINTTGSVVDKTPIQGVVRFTTITAKEPGVVVDGVVDGLTPGLHGFHIHESGDTSSGCASVGDHYNPRQSPHGSPAAGAEDRHAGDLGNIRADESGRATFRFVDPVLQVWDVIGRAVVLTANADDLGRGDNEQSLVDGNSGERIACGIIARSAGILENFKKICACDGVTLWDERNKPLAGKERSQKL; this is translated from the exons ATGAGCTCCATTAAA ATTGAATTTGCAGTGCAAATGCGCAAAGACGATGGTGCCTACGTCGGAGTGCTCCGTTCGGCGCTGGATGGCGTGGGTCAGGTGGAGATCGACACCCAGGAGGGCCGTGTGATTGTGCAGACCCAGCGACCCTGGTCAGAGATTCACGACAAAATAGAGGCCACCGGGCGCAAGGCCGTACTTTCTGGATTCGGGGGTCAGTCGGCAGTGGCTCTCATCAACACCACCGGCAGTGTGGTGGACAAAACACCGATCCAGGGAGTCGTCCGATTTACCACCATCACGGCAAAAGAGCCAGGAGTGGTGGTAGATGGCGTGGTGGACGGCCTGACGCCTGGTCTACACGGATTCCACATCCACGAAAGCGGTGACACATCCTCCGGCTGCGCTTCCGTCGGAGATCACTACAATCCCCGCCAGTCGCCACATGGAAGCCCCGCAGCTGGGGCAGAGGACCGTCATGCCGGAGATTTGGGCAACATTCGGGCCGATGAGAGCGGTAGGGCCACCTTCAGATTTGTAGATCCAGTGCTGCAGGTCTGGGACGTCATCGGCAGAGCTGTTGTCCTCACAGCCAATGCCGATGACCTGGGACGTGGTGACAACGAACAGAGCCTGGTCGATGGCAACTCCGGGGAGAG GATTGCCTGCGGCATAATTGCCCGTTCGGCTGGCATATTGGAGAACTTCAAGAAAATCTGTGCCTGCGATGGAGTCACCCTTTGGGATGAGCGGAATAAGCCACTGGCTGGCAAAGAGCGCTCCCAAAAGCTTTAA
- the LOC118876946 gene encoding uncharacterized protein produces MEKSEIRLQRMSNEYQSQSSYMYLRTKMLLKIENTLLRSHRQRETTGIKKLYNSFFVLF; encoded by the coding sequence ATGGAGAAATCTGAAATACGACTGCAGCGCATGTCAAATGAATATCAGTCGCAATCGAGCTATATGTATCTTCGGACCAAAATGCTGTTAAAAATCGAAAACACCCTACTTCGAAGCCATCGTCAGCGCGAGACCACCGGTATCAAGAAACTATACAATTCGTTTTTCGTATTGTTTTAA
- the dmpd gene encoding F-box only protein 28, translating into MVSTRQMCSGGGTTASEGVPPFGGSGSGCGVASGSPVATGSGSSGLQEPAETSANRTSVLRRTTSYQGHQSLGSGQVTSPASLAYSASVVTRHHSYTIQMQRQRSPAVNLLDLPNELIEKILSYMDFKKVSNLRLVSHRMNDICMAMLNAAFSRQIKTTFSRFQSIKASMPRRESARRNHPLACECDIIETCYMRLSLLQMSMGKHIERGHCCFFPGAILDEVQTILNYISITPRLQRPYRVTDELFDLSTMAMEYFKDRIESTLPGLAYFNKDFYTLPTTTKRPTLAISSDLEDSASNSPPQNHMVLRKGIRKIKQGMKMYNNQLSVLRTELRTCKRKAAEQSKQLAEQSNLLAEQQKQTLEYANRLDENDKKNEEMSRKFSTLLQELNKCKTELQFWRSKSPAIPAVCSSCNQKVAPVVPPEDFQVLVNQGVDPEHFIITNEDVDAESDVSVGELKEFASPDESTTAKLLAVSTAAKNLKRKLPSESQSNAIASTSKAAEVAQSQLLPVATVNGGAAKALGGYSPKLFYGNHQRSGVIVSPVSKNLAVATPSDNVASGSEALEEPEEAKKARRVQKANRYVNTPGKRSK; encoded by the exons ATGGTGTCCACCCGCCAAATGTGCAGTGGAGGCGGTACGACCGCTTCGGAGGGGGTTCCCCCCTTCGGCGGCTCGGGATCGGGATGTGGAGTGGCATCCGGATCGCCAGTGGCAACCGGATCGGGATCCTCTGGGCTACAGGAGCCCGCCGAGACGTCCGCAAACCGAACCTCCGTCCTGCGGCGAACCACCAGCTATCAGGGTCACCAGAGCCTGGGATCTGGGCAGGTGACCTCGCCGGCCAGCCTGGCCTACTCCGCCAGCGTGGTGACCCGCCACCACTCGTACACCATTCAAATGCAGCGGCAGAGGTCACCAGCGGTCAATCTCTTAGATCTGCCCAACGAGCTGATTGAGAAGATCCTCAGCTACATGGACTTTAAGAAAGTATCAAATCTTAGATTG GTGTCCCATCGCATGAACGACATTTGCATGGCCATGCTGAACGCAGCCTTCTCCAGGCAGATCAAGACCACGTTCagccgcttccaatcgatcaAGGCCAGCATGCCGCGTCGGGAGTCCGCCCGTCGCAATCATCCGCTGGCCTGCGAGTGCGACATCATTGAGACGTGCTACATGCGCCTATCCTTGCTGCAGATGTCCATGGGGAAGCACATCGAGCGGGGTCACTGCTGCTTCTTTCCGGGCGCC ATTCTAGACGAGGTGCAGACGATTCTCAACTATATCAGTATTACGCCCAGGCTGCAGCGACCTTATCGGGTAACCGACGAGCTCTTTGATCTCTCCACCATGGCCATGGAATATTTCAAGGACCGCATCGAGTCCACGCTCCCTGGCCTGGCGTACTTCAACAAGGACTTCTACACGCTGCCCACCACCACAAAGCGAC CCACGCTTGCCATCAGTTCAGATCTCGAGGACAGTGCCAGCAATTCGCCGCCCCAGAACCACATGGTGCTCCGCAAGGGCATCCGCAAGATCAAACAGGGCATGAAGATGTACAACAACCAGCTATCGGTGCTGCGCACCGAGCTTCGCACCTGCAAGCGCAAGGCCGCCGAGCAGAGCAAGCAGCTGGCGGAGCAATCGAATCTCCTGGCCGAGCAACAGAAGCAGACCTTGGAGTATGCCAATCGGCTGGACGAGAATGACAAGAAGAACGAGGAGATGTCGCGCAAGTTCTCCACTCTTTTACAG GAGCTCAACAAGTGCAAGACAGAGCTGCAGTTTTGGCGGTCAAAAAGTCCGGCCATTCCTGCCGTGTGCAGTTCGTGCAATCAAAAGGTGGCACCTGTTGTGCCGCCAGAGGATTTCCAAGTTCTGGTCAACCAGGGTGTTGATCCCGAGCACTTTATCATCACCAACGAGGATGTGGATGCCGAGAGCGATGTGAGCGTGGGTGAGCTTAAGGAGTTTGCCTCGCCAGACGAGTCCACCACGGCCAAGCTGCTGGCCGTGAGCACCGCGGCCAAGAATCTGAAGCGGAAGCTGCCATCAGAGAGCCAGTCCAATGCCATAGCGTCCACCTCGAAGGCAGCGGAGGTTGCCCAGTCCCAGCTGCTGCCGGTGGCCACCGTAAACGGAGGAGCTGCCAAAGCTTTGGGCGGTTACTCCCCCAAACTCTTCTACGGCAATCATCAGCGCAGCGGCGTGATTGTCAGTCCAGTGTCCAAGAATCTGGCGGTGGCTACGCCATCGGATAATGTGGCGTCCGGGTCGGAGGCTCTTGAGGAGCCGGAGGAGGCGAAGAAAGCACGTAGAGTACAAAAGGCCAACAGATATGTAAATACGCCCGGCAAACGCAGTAAATAA